A window from Fragaria vesca subsp. vesca linkage group LG5, FraVesHawaii_1.0, whole genome shotgun sequence encodes these proteins:
- the LOC101315439 gene encoding uncharacterized protein LOC101315439: MQMKIQGLLDPDGLGQPIEWLKESRCFRMCGIRGLKNSIQYLSQAIKVCSGPLLAVAHCLRSLCIEDDKPNSEGSESDSYTAEYLCYDLCESLVSNGVYLSSCFGGTKSEVCRLMDDQDLSNVSNRASVVEERHPSVVIVDDCHIKREGKVVTAQDTASGDSLIGPLYEVFDGTRMVKLTKEELYELYKECMRHQNWKHASEDAKISNTYFPRSVWKIESRDDSEEWVKSYMEGEEIIFSIPNSEKLTCRASF; encoded by the exons ATGCAAATGAAGATTCAGGGATTACTAGACCCAGATGGGCTTGGTCAACCAATTGAGTGGCTTAAAGAATCAAGATGTTTTAGAATGTGTGGGATCAGAGGTCTGAAAAACTCCATTCAATACTTGTCACAAGCCATTAAAGTTTGTTCTGGCCCTCTATTAGCTGTGGCGCATTGTTTACGATCACTTTGCATCGAGGATGACAAACCAAACTCAGAG GGTTCTGAATCTGATTCTTACACAGCTGAATATCTGTGCTATGATTTGTGTGAAAGCTTGGTATCTAATGGAGTTTACTTGAG TTCAT GTTTTGGTGGGACTAAATCTGAAGTTTGTCGTCTGATGGATGATCAAGATCTGAGTAATGTCTCTAACCGGGCTTCTGTTGTGGAGGAGCGACATCCTTCTGTTGTTATTGTTGATGACTGTCATATCAAGAGGGAAGGAAAGGTCGTGACAGCACAAGATACAGCTTCTGGAGATTCTTTGATTGGTCCACTTTATGAGGTCTTCGACGGTACTAGGATGGTAAAATTAACCAAAGAAGAACTGTATGAGTTGTACAAGGAATGCATGCGACATCAAAACTGGAAGCATGCATCTGAGGAC GCTAAAATTTCCAATACGTATTTTCCTAGGTCGGTGTGGAAGATTGAGTCGCGGGATGATAGCGAGGAGTGGGTCAAGTCATACATGGAGGGGGAGGAAATCATATTTTCAATACCCAACTCGGAAAAGCTAACCTGCCGAGCAAGCTTTTGA
- the LOC101302837 gene encoding probable inactive receptor kinase At1g48480-like, producing the protein MDSHSQRQTLFPVFFLTILVLLPLVTPDLTSDRAALLALRSAVGGRTLLWDVTKPSPCSWAGVNCDDNRVSVLRLPGVALHGTIPTGIFGNLTALRTLSLRLNALTGPLPSDLSACVTLRNLYLQGNLFSGEIPEFLYSLHDLVRLNLASNNFSGEISPAFNNLTRLRTLYLENNNLHGSIPALDLPKLQQFNVSNNLLNGSIPVKLRSYKSSSFLGNSLCGGPLGVCPGEVENGDINLDGSKKNSKLSGGAIAGIVIGSVIGFLVILAILFLLCRKKSSKKTSSVDIARTVKHPEVEIPGEKLPESETGGGYGNGYSVGAAAAAAMVGNGKSEASGGGGGAKKLVFFGNGPRVFDLEDLLRASAEVLGKGTFGTAYKAVLEAGTVVAVKRLKDVTITEKEFKEKIESVGAMDHESLVPLRAYYFSRDEKLLVYDYMPMGSLSALLHGNKGAGRTPLNWEIRSGIALGAARGIEYLHSQGPNVSHGNIKSSNILLTKSYEGRVSDFGLAHLVGPSSTPNRVAGYRAPEVTDPRKVSQKADVYSFGVLLLELLTGKPPTHALLNEEGVDLPRWVQSIVKEEWTSEVFDLELLRYQNVEEEMVQLLQLAIDCSEQYPDKRPSISEVTRRIEELRRSTLREDQPDAVHDIDDGSSR; encoded by the exons ATGGATTCCCATTCCCAAAGACAGACCCTTTTTCCGGTCTTCTTTCTCACCATACTAGTCTTGCTCCCACTAGTAACTCCAGATCTGACCTCCGACCGCGCAGCCCTCCTCGCTCTCCGCTCCGCCGTCGGCGGCAGAACCCTCCTCTGGGACGTGACCAAGCCCAGCCCATGCTCCTGGGCCGGAGTCAACTGCGACGACAACCGCGTCAGTGTGCTCCGTCTCCCTGGTGTGGCTCTCCACGGCACCATTCCCACTGGCATTTTCGGAAACTTGACTGCTCTCCGCACTCTCAGTCTCCGTCTCAATGCTCTCACCGGCCCTCTCCCCTCAGATCTCTCCGCCTGCGTTACTCTTCGTAACCTCTACCTGCAAGGGAACTTGTTCTCCGGCGAAATCCCTGAGTTTCTGTACAGCTTGCATGACTTGGTCCGGCTCAACTTGGCCTCCAACAACTTCTCCGGCGAGATCTCACCCGCATTCAACAACCTCACCCGGTTAAGAACACTCTACCTCGAGAACAACAACCTTCATGGGTCTATTCCGGCGTTGGACCTCCCCAAGCTCCAGCAGTTCAACGTTTCGAACAACTTGCTGAACGGGTCTATTCCGGTGAAGCTACGTTCTTACAAATCGAGCTCGTTTCTGGGGAATTCTTTGTGTGGAGGGCCTCTCGGTGTTTGTCCTGGTGAGGTTGAAAATGGGGACATCAACTTGGACGGTAGTAAGAAGAATAGCAAGCTCTCCGGTGGCGCTATCGCCGGTATTGTTATCGGATCTGTGATTGGTTTCCTTGTCATCCTGGCGATTTTGTTCCTTCTGTGCCGAAAGAAGAGCAGCAAGAAGACCAGCTCGGTCGACATTGCCAGGACGGTGAAGCACCCGGAAGTGGAGATTCCGGGAGAGAAGCTGCCGGAGTCGGAGACCGGAGGTGGTTATGGAAATGGGTACTCGGTGGGGGCGGCGGCCGCGGCGGCGATGGTGGGGAATGGGAAGAGTGAAGCTAGTGGTGGTGGTGGTGGAGCTAAGAAGTTGGTGTTTTTCGGAAATGGGCCGAGGGTGTTTGATCTGGAGGACTTGTTGAGAGCCTCGGCGGAGGTTTTGGGGAAGGGGACGTTTGGGACGGCGTACAAGGCGGTTTTGGAGGCCGGGACGGTGGTGGCAGTGAAGAGGCTTAAGGATGTGACCATTACGGAGAAGGAGTTTAAGGAAAAGATTGAATCTGTGGGAGCTATGGATCATGAGAGTTTGGTTCCTTTGAGAGCTTATTATTTCAGCAGAGATGAGAAGCTTCTTGTCTATGATTACATGCCCATGGGAAGCTTATCTGCGCTTTTGCATG GAAACAAAGGAGCAGGAAGAACTCCACTGAATTGGGAAATCAGGTCAGGCATTGCCCTTGGAGCTGCGCGTGGAATTGAATACCTACACTCTCAAGGCCCCAATGTCTCTCACGGGAACATAAAGTCCTCTAACATCCTGCTCACAAAATCCTATGAAGGTCGGGTTTCTGATTTTGGCTTAGCACACCTTGTTGGACCCTCCTCCACTCCCAACAGAGTTGCTGGCTACCGAGCACCAGAGGTGACTGATCCTCGTAAGGTTTCACAGAAGGCCGATGTTTACAGCTTCGGGGTACTGCTCTTGGAGCTACTCACAGGGAAGCCCCCAACCCATGCTCTCTTGAATGAGGAAGGAGTTGACCTACCAAGGTGGGTTCAGTCCATTGTTAAAGAAGAGTGGACTTCTGAGGTTTTCGATCTTGAGCTTCTGAGGTACCAGAACGTCGAGGAGGAGATGGTTCAGCTATTGCAACTTGCGATAGATTGTTCAGAACAGTATCCTGATAAACGCCCTTCAATATCTGAAGTGACAAGGCGCATTGAGGAGCTACGCCGTTCTACATTGCGAGAAGATCAGCCGGATGCTGTCCATGATATTGACGATGGGTCTTCGCGATGA
- the LOC101315153 gene encoding cell division cycle-associated protein 7-like — MGRLLRTKNDYEDLRNARIVQNQARLHSLGVHNTLSELHSISSSAKSQKAHVRKYCQKVYDLTSLRRSDRLKGPSTTQAITTTPNHTSSSRLTVGVNEESEEGTKRRPLNAPFVELKASKMELVSSESWSRRCDSKSRGTVYHSVFGICCHFCRQKKLCGEEDCKRCGTLDMDQPCIGKTECSVCHSTNGVLCRGCLKVRYGEEMEEVRGNKDWMCPHCIEEKGVRPYWICNSSFCMKKRKMVPTGIAIYRCQEMGYKSVAHLVMDELKRKMNRHGATK; from the exons ATGGGAAGGCTCCTCCGAACCAAGAATGACTATGAAGATCTCAGAAATGCTCGCATAGTACAAAACCAG GCTCGCTTGCATTCGTTGGGAGTACATAACACCCTCTCCGAGCTCCACTCCATTTCTTCATCTGCGAAATCACAAAAGGCCCATGTCAGGAAGTACTGCCAGAAGGTCTATGATCTCACCTCTTTGCGCCGATCGGACCGATTGAAAGGACCATCCACCACTCAAGCAATAACAACAACACCAAATCACACTTCATCATCAAGGTTGACAG TGGGTGTAAATGAAGAGAGTGAAGAGGGCACAAAGAGAAGGCCTCTAAATGCGCCTTTTGTGGAACTGAAGGCTTCGAAGATGGAGCTAGTTTCGTCTGAGTCTTGGTCTCGGCGTTGTGATAGCAAGAGCCGCGGCACTGTCTATCACTCTGTCTTCGGGATTTGCTGCCATTTTTGCAG GCAGAAGAAGTTGTGCGGTGAAGAAGATTGCAAGAGATGTGGCACTCTAGATATGGATCAACCATGCATTG GAAAAACAGAATGTTCAGTTTGTCACTCTACCAATGGTGTTCTTTGCCGCGGTTGTCTCAAGGTTAGGTATGGTGAAG AAATGGAAGAAGTGAGAGGAAATAAAGATTGGATGTGCCCACATTGCATAGAAGAAAAAGGAGTAAGACCTTACTGGATATGTAACAG CTCATTCTGCATGAAGAAGCGAAAGATGGTTCCGACTGGGATAGCAATATACAGAT GTCAGGAGATGGGATACAAGTCAGTGGCACATCTGGTAATGGATGAACTTAAACGAAAAATGAATCGACATGGAGCAACTAAGTAA
- the LOC101290959 gene encoding chaperone protein DnaJ-like: protein MPIIQTHSPYSFSSSTLTPSSTFFIGKNPTLKLNFAPFIRTKPQRLVLKAAGTDYYKTLNLDRNANLKDIKTSYRKLARQYHPDMNKGSGAEDKFKEISAAYEVLSDEEKRATYDRFGEAGLQGEYGSSNMGSAGVDPFDVFDAFFGGRGGSGGMNFNVNINTPNTGNQSLDIWYELHLSFEESIFGGQREFELSCIETCDTCSGTGAKSDDCIKSCTACGGRGGVTKTQRTPFGMISMVSTCSKCDGQGTIITDSCKKCIGKGQVKSKRAMVVTIPAGVSDGDTMKVQGEGNVDKRRGVVGDVYIMLRINEKAGIRRDGLNLYSTINIDYTEAILGTVIKVETVEGMKELKIPSGIQPGETVKLSRMGVPNMRKPSVRGDHHFVVNVLIPKRISGTERTLVEELASLKTSKKGHSGASKGIGTQDGNSDMHSSRNHETSTLSQGKRRVSSLWNSIKGVLGGRQSHDRFASVSVDRPALLRGSSQPYSFYMASIFGVIVVTCICTFIGKTKSITLSQHKDKHRTNNNVDRNT from the exons ATGCCCATCATCCAAACCCACTCACCTTACTCTTTTAGCTCCTCCACTCTCACACCCAGTTCCACATTCTTCATCGGAAAAAACCCAACTCTGAAACTCAATTTCGCTCCTTTCATCCGTACAAAACCTCAACGTTTGGTCCTCAAGGCCGCCGGAACCGATTACTACAAGACCCTCAACCTCGACAGAAATGCAAACCTGAAGGATATAAAGACCTCTTATCGAAAGCTCGCTCGGCAG TACCATCCTGATATGAACAAGGGCTCTGGAGCTGAAGACAAGTTCAAAGAGATTAGTGCTGCATATGAG GTCCTTTCAGATGAGGAGAAAAGAGCTACATATGACCGCTTTGGTGAGGCAGGCTTACAGGGAGAATATGGTTCCTCGAACATGGGTTCAGCCGGG GTCGATCCTTTTGACGTTTTTGATGCATTCTTTGGAGGAAGAGGTGGATCAGGAGGCATGAACTTCAATGTTAACATCAATACACCAAACACAGGAAATCAGAGCCTTGACATTTG GTATGAACTGCACCTTAGCTTTGAAGAATCCATTTTCGGAGGACAGAGGGAGTTTGAACTTTCTTGTATTGAGACATGTGATACTTGTAGTGGAACTGGTGCTAAATCTGATGATTGCATCAAATCATGTACTGCTTGCGGAGGAAGAGGAGGGGTGACAAAAACTCAGAGAACACCATTTGGCATGATATCGATG GTATCTACCTGCTCAAAGTGTGACGGTCAAGGTACAATAATAACTGATTCTTGCAAAAAATGCATTGGCAAGGGACAAGTAAAGTCAAAAAGAGCAATGGTTGTAACCATTCCAGCTGGTGTTAGTGATGGAGACACAATGAAAGTTCAAGGCGAGGGGAATGTTGATAAGAGAAG GGGTGTAGTTGGTGATGTCTACATAATGCTTCGTATAAACGAAAAGGCTGGAATTCGGAGGGATGGTCTCAATCTATATTCAACTATAAATATTGATTATACCGAGGCAATTTTAGGGACTGTGATAAAG GTAGAAACTGTGGAAGGCATGAAAGAGCTTAAAATTCCATCTGGAATTCAGCCTGGGGAAACAGTAAAGTTGTCCCGTATGGGGGTTCCCAACATGCGCAAGCCTTCTGTTAGAGGAGATCATCACTTTGTTGTGAATGTACTTATCCCAAAGAGAATCAG TGGCACAGAACGCACCCTTGTTGAAGAATTGGCTTCACTTAAGACCTCTAAGAAGGGCCACTCAGGTGCTTCAAAAGGCATTG GGACACAAGATGGGAACTCTGACATGCATAGTAGCAGAAACCATGAAACCAGTACTTTGAGCCAGGGCAAAAGACGTGTTTCATCCTTGTGGAACTCAATAAAAGGCGTATTGGG GGGGAGGCAGTCGCATGACAGATTTGCATCGGTTAGCGTGGACAGACCAGCACTTCTGAGGGGTTCAAGCCAGCCTTATTCCTTTTATATGGCTTCGATTTTTGGAGTCATTGTTGTAACTTGTATCTGTACCTTCATAGGAAAGACCAAAAGCATCACATTATCACAACACAAGGACAAACATAGAACAAACAACAATGTTGATAGAAATACTTGA
- the LOC101302556 gene encoding 60S ribosomal protein L44-like codes for MVNVPKTKKTYCKSKECKKHTLHKVTQYKKGKDSLAAQGKRRYDRKQSGYGGQTKPVFHKKAKTTKKIVLRLQCQGCKHVSQHPIKRCKHFEIGGDKKGKGTSLF; via the exons ATG GTGAACGTTCCGAAGACAAAGAAGACCTACTGCAAGAGCAAGGAGTGCAAGAAGCACACCCTGCACAAAGTCACGCAGTACAAGAAGGGCAAGGACAGCCTTGCTGCCCAGGGGAAGCGTCGTTATGATCGTAAGCAATCAGGTTATGGAGGTCAGACCAAGCCTGTGTTTCACAAGAAG GCCAAGACCACCAAGAAGATTGTGTTGAGGCTCCAATGCCAGGGTTGCAAGCATGTGTCGCAGCACCCAATCAAG AGGTGCAAGCACTTTGAGATTGGTGGAGACAAGAAGGGCAAGGGAACCTCTCTTTTCTAG